A window of the Lactuca sativa cultivar Salinas chromosome 7, Lsat_Salinas_v11, whole genome shotgun sequence genome harbors these coding sequences:
- the LOC111905660 gene encoding uncharacterized protein LOC111905660 produces MGLDAIKPSPVPTGEENTSNQSTSLLSFDTDITTTPAKPSTTTVLLFSLLFTTCVALSAAFAFAFLFFSSVTSTNHHHSTTALQIARPLSKLTHPVVILISSDGFRFGYQFKTPTPNIQRLIKNGTEAETGLIPVYPTLTFPNHYSIATGLYPAYHGIINNKFIDPIAGDTFTMASHEPKWWLGEPIWETIANQGLKAATYFWPGSEVKKGSWDCPVNYCAPYNESVPFEDRVDTILHYFDLSNEEIPVFMTLYFEDPDHQGHQVGPDDPQITEAVSNIDGLIGRLINGLEKRGVFEDVTIIMVGDHGMVGTCDQKLIFLDDLASWIKLPTDWVQYYTPVLSIRPPSDQSPSEIVAKMNQGLSSGKVKNGDKLKVYLKEDLPARLHYWESDRIPPIIGLVDEGFKVEQKDSKSKECGGAHGYDNAFFSMRTIFIGHGPQFARGRKVPSFENVQIYNLITSILNIHGASNNGSLSFAKSVLLPHH; encoded by the coding sequence ATGGGATTAGATGCTATCAAACCCTCACCGGTGCCCACCGGAGAAGAAAACACATCAAATCAATCCACTTCGCTTCTCTCTTTCGACACAGACATCACCACCACCCCAGCAAAACCCTCTACCACCACCGTCCTCCTCTTCTCCCTCCTCTTCACCACCTGCGTCGCTCTCTCCGCCGCCTTCGCTTtcgccttcctcttcttctcctccGTTACATCCACCAATCACCACCACAGCACCACCGCTCTCCAAATCGCCCGTCCACTCAGTAAACTCACTCACCCAGTCGTCATCCTCATTTCCTCAGATGGGTTCCGATTTGGGTACCAATTTAAAACCCCAACACCCAACATCCAACGATTAATCAAAAACGGAACCGAAGCTGAAACTGGATTGATTCCAGTTTACCCAACGTTAACCTTCCCAAATCACTACTCAATCGCCACCGGATTATACCCTGCTTATCACGGAATCATAAACAACAAATTCATTGATCCAATCGCAGGTGATACTTTCACAATGGCCAGCCATGAACCCAAATGGTGGCTAGGCGAACCCATTTGGGAGACAATCGCGAACCAAGGGCTCAAAGCGGCTACATATTTCTGGCCTGGATCCGAGGTAAAAAAAGGTTCTTGGGATTGTCCTGTAAATTACTGTGCACCCTATAACGAATCAGTCCCATTCGAAGATCGCGTTGATACTATCCTCCATTATTTCGATTTATCAAATGAAGAAATTCCTGTTTTCATGACATTGTATTTCGAGGACCCTGATCATCAAGGTCATCAAGTTGGCCCTGATGATCCTCAAATTACAGAAGCTGTTAGTAACATCGATGGGTTGATTGGTAGATTGATTAACGGATTAGAAAAACGTGGTGTTTTCGAAGATGTTACCATAATCATGGTAGGTGATCATGGAATGGTTGGTACTTGTGATCAAAAGTTGATATTTTTAGACGATTTAGCTTCTTGGATCAAGCTTCCGACAGATTGGGTACAATATTATACTCCTGTGTTATCTATTCGTCCACCTTCTGATCAATCCCCTTCTGAAATTGTCGCCAAAATGAACCAAGGATTGAGTTCAGGGAAGGTCAAAAATGGCGACAAATTGAAAGTTTATCTCAAAGAAGACCTTCCTGCAAGGCTGCACTATTGGGAAAGTGATAGGATCCCTCCGATTATTGGGTTAGTCGATGAAGGGTTTAAGGTTGAGCAAAAGGACTCGAAGAGTAAGGAATGTGGAGGTGCACATGGATATGATAATGCATTTTTTTCGATGAGAACGATTTTTATTGGTCATGGTCCTCAATTTGCTAGAGGTAGAAAGGTACCATCTTTTGAGAATGTtcaaatatataatttaattactTCGATTCTCAACATACATGGAGCTTCCAACAATGGGTCTTTATCTTTTGCAAAGAGTGTGCTTTTGCCTCATCATTGA